The Synechococcus sp. WH 8016 genome includes the window AACAGTCCTTCGAGTGCAAGCGCATCCACGCAATCCGGAGGAAACTGCACGATCCGGCCGCCGCTGGCAGCATCGTTTGCCAGCACGGCTAAGGACAACGGTTCTTGCTCCAAGGCCTCGAGCCAAAGCTGATCACCAGGCCGCATGCGTTTGGCAGGTCTCGCTAAACACAACCACCTCCCCTCGCCACGGGGCTCGAGCACGAGCAATTCACCCAAACCACCGCCACTGCGCCGCACCCGAAGACGGGCTTTCAGAACGCGGGTGTCATTCACCACCAAAAGATCGCCAGGTTGCAACTCCTGCTGCCAGTCCCAAACGCGTTGATGCCTCAGCTCAGACAGGGAGCTCCCTGCAGGGGGCACCACCAACAGACGCGCATCGTGCCGCGGCTCCACCGGCGCCTGCGCAATCCTTTCTTCCGGCAGAACGTAGTCATACGAGCTGAGCTGGAGATCGCGTGAGTCAGGCATGATCTGGCTCCACCACAACATCAGCCCATGCTGCCCGCACGAAGTCACCTGGAGTCCCGGCGGTCGGGATGTAGTACCTCACCATCGAAAACACGCGACTTTTGCCATCAGAAAGAGCACGAAACAGGTTGAAAGCCCTCTGGTTCAGGAGGGTTTGATCCAGGTGATCCCTCGGAATGACAAATGGCATCACAACCGTTGTGCACTGCTCAGGATGAAGCTGCTCCTGATCCACAACAAAATCACAAAAGGGCTGCAGGAGAGAGCTGAATGGACTCTCAAGCAATTTGAGCTCCAAGGCGCCTGTCTGAGATCCCGCTAGACGATCCCATTCCTGACTGAGTTGACCCGCTTCGTCTTGATCAACCACCACCATCACAGCCGTGACCTGATCGGCAATCGAACAGGCATAACGCACGGCTTCAAAAGAGGGCTGATTGAGACCACCAAGCCAAACGATGGCCTGATGGCATGGCGACGCATTCGGCTCTAGGTAAAGAGGCTCCATGCCCTGATCAGGCGCCAATAAAGCCTGCACCTCTCGAGAGCGCTTGCGAATCAAAGCGAGCCCCCACACCACCAGGGGCAGAGCAATCACCACCGTCCAGGCGCCCTCTGTGAACTTGCTCACGATGATCACCAACAACACCACGAACGTGGAGAAGGCACCCAAGGCATTGAGCGCCATCCGCCCCTGCCAACCCGATCCACGCAAGCGCCACCAATGCAGCACCAATCCCAGCTGCGACAGCGTGAACGCCGTAAACACGCCAAGGGCATACAAATTGACCGCCACGGTGGTGTCTCCCTGGCAGATCCAAATGATCAACGCCGACACCGCCAACAGAACGCCAATGCCGTTCTGATACACCAAACGGTCTCCCAACCAGCGCATCTGCGGCGGCAGGCAACGGTCTTCCGCAAGCATCGCCGCCAACAGAGGAAACCCAGCAAAGGCCGTATTGGCGGCCAAGACCAGAATCAGCAGGGTGGAGAGTTGCAACAGCCAAAACAAGAGGCTGCCGCTGCCAAACACACGAACACCGATCTGAGCCAAAACGGTGACTTGAGGATCTGGGGCAACGCCGTACATGAAGCCCAGGCCCGTCACGGCCAAAAGCATCGATGCAAGCAATCCACCCATCACAAGCAGCGTC containing:
- a CDS encoding APC family permease, yielding MLAASLLSRLIGRALPRAQVAHERLPNLQALPILSSDALSSVAYATEASLGVLILAGSSALKQSLPITLAIIALIVIVVLSYRQAISAYPNGGGSYVVARENLGRNVSLVAAAALLIDYTLTAAVSLMAGTQALSSLLPSLLPHELALSLLLLALVGWANLRGLREAGRVFAIPTYVFVVMILLLTLVGVSNLNLHHGWTPEPPPLEAALQPLGLFLILRAFSSGCSAMTGIEAISTGVQVFREPAARNARVTLLVMGGLLASMLLAVTGLGFMYGVAPDPQVTVLAQIGVRVFGSGSLLFWLLQLSTLLILVLAANTAFAGFPLLAAMLAEDRCLPPQMRWLGDRLVYQNGIGVLLAVSALIIWICQGDTTVAVNLYALGVFTAFTLSQLGLVLHWWRLRGSGWQGRMALNALGAFSTFVVLLVIIVSKFTEGAWTVVIALPLVVWGLALIRKRSREVQALLAPDQGMEPLYLEPNASPCHQAIVWLGGLNQPSFEAVRYACSIADQVTAVMVVVDQDEAGQLSQEWDRLAGSQTGALELKLLESPFSSLLQPFCDFVVDQEQLHPEQCTTVVMPFVIPRDHLDQTLLNQRAFNLFRALSDGKSRVFSMVRYYIPTAGTPGDFVRAAWADVVVEPDHA